The Enterobacter huaxiensis sequence CTGGTGACCAGCAGGTAGCGCGCCAGTGAGTTTGCGTTCACTTCGCGGATGAACTTGTCGTAGTAAGCCAGTACGGCCGGAACAATACCGCACGCGCCGTTGGTTGGCGCGGTGACGACGCGGCCGCCCGCGGCGTTCTCTTCGTTCACCGCCAGCGCGAACATGTTGATCCAGTCGACAACGGCCATGGGGTCGGTCGTCGTTTTGTCGGCGCTAACCAGCATACGGCGCAGCGCAGCCGCACGGCGCGGAACGCGCAGTTTGCCCGGCAGCACGCCTTCGGTAGTGATCCCGCGCTCGATACCGCCGCGCATCACGTCCCAGACGTTCGCAAAGTGCTGCTCCAGCTCTTCCTTACTGTGCAGCGCCAGCTCGTTTTTCATCATCAGGCCGGAGAGGGAAAGCCCCGTTTCCTGGCAGTGGCGCTGTAAATCCGCCGCATTTTTGTACGGATAAGGCACTTCAACAGCAGAACTGTTGGTTTGACCAAAGTGGTCTTCGTCGACGATAAAACCGCCGCCGATAGAGTAATAGGTTTGGCTGTACACCGCTTTGTCGCCGGCCAGTGCGGTAATACGCATGCCGTTTTCGTGCAGCGACAGGTTGTCGGCATGGAAGTTCATGCAGCGATCAACCGGGAATTCAACTTCATGCTCGCCGTTCGCCAGCAGCAAACGACTGTGGGTGTTCACATCCTGGATGAAGCCAGGGATCGCATCAATATCAACGGTATCCGGCAGGTTTCCCGCCAGGCCCATGATAATGGCGATATCGGTATGGTGGCCTTTACCGGTCAGGGAAAGGGAACCGTATACATCGACAACCACGCGGGTGATGTCGTGCAAAATGCCGCGTGCAATCAAGTCATCCGTGAATTGTTTACCGGCTTTCATTGGTCCGACAGTGTGAGAGCTGGAAGGACCAATACCGATTTTGAAAATATCGAATACGCTAATCATGATGCGTCCATTGCTATCAGTCAGAGGGGAGGAGTGCGCCGCCCGGGGACGGCGCAGGAGGTATTAGCTGAACAGCGAGTAGAAAATCGCGGAGATGGCAATCAGGCCCATAATCACAACGAACACGTTGCTGATATGGCCGCTGTATTTACGCATCGCAGGCACTTTCTGAATCGCGTACATCGGCATCAGGAACAGAATCATCGCGATAACCGGGCCGCCCAGGGTTTCAATCATGCCCAGGATGCTTGGGTTCAGGGTCGCTACCGCCCAGGTGGTGAGCAGCATGAACAGCGCAGTGATTTTGTTCAGCTTGTTGATTTCAATGCTCTTGCCTTTACCGCGCAGAGATTTAATCACCATACCGTTAAAGCCTTCGCGAGCGCCCAGGTAGTGGCCCAGGAAGGATTTGGTAATCGCGATAATCGCGATGATAGGTGCCATCCACGCAATTACCGGTGCGTTAAAGTGGTTTGCCAGGTAGGACAGAATGGAGATGTTCTGCTCTTTCGCCGCAGCCAGGTCCGCTGGGGAGAGGCTCAGCACGCAGCTGAACACGAAGAACATAACGGTCAGCACCATCATGACGTGAGCGCGAGCCAGGATGCTGGAACACTTCTTCTCTGCACCGTTGCCGTACTCTTCGCGCTTCGCAACCGCGAAGGAGGAGATGATCGGCGAATGGTTAAAGGAGAACACCATTACCGGGATTGCCAGCCACAGGGTCAACAGCAGGCCGTTACCGGTCGCGGATGCGCTGCTCAGAGACAGGGTTTCCAGCGCGGCGCCGTTCCACTGTGGGATCAGGTAGCAGGCCAGCACCATCAGGGCAATAACGAATGGGAACACCAGGATGCTCATCGCTTTAACGATCATCTGCTCGCCGAAGCGCACGATGGTCATCATACCCACGATCAGGATCAGGGACAGAATGGCGCGCGGTGGCGGCGTCATGTGCAGCTGGTGCGCCATGAAGCTTTCAACGGTATTGGTGATTGCCACGCTGTAAACCAGCAGAATCGGGTAAATCGCGAAGAAGTAGAGCAGGGTAATCAGTTTACCTGCGCCGACGCCGAAGTGCTCTTCAACCACTTCAGTGATGTCTTCGCCCGGATTTTTACCGGACAGCACGAAGCGGGTTAAGCCGCGGTGTGCAAAGAAGGTCATCGGGAACGCGATGATGGCCATGATGATCAGCGGGATCAGACCGCCGACACCTGCGTTGATAGGAAGGAACAGTACACCAGCGCCGATTGCCGTGCCGTAAAGGCCAAGCATCCACATGGTATCCGTTTTGCGCCAACCGCTTCGGGAATCAATCGAAGCAACGGTGCTGGTTTGAGTGGTTTCCATCTGTATCTCCTGGAGGAAGCAAATTGTCAGGCTTTTTAGTCAAATCCGATGAAAAAGTGCCTGACGGTAATATGAAATTCGTTCAGTGACGGTTTTTTAATAATTTTCGCCCGTAACTATTGGCGGGCGGAAAGATACATTCTAGTTATGAATCCTTCAGTGATCCTGATCCCAAATGCAATAATCCACTCTCTATGTGGGCATGTTTAGACCATTTATCTGTTAAAAAAACATCAAAGAGAATTTACGGGCGCGAAGGCTATCATTAACGACATGTAGCCTGAAAGGCTGGGCAGTAAGTTAGGAGAGTTACGCTGTAAAGAAATGGGTTTTTAGTATTTTCTCGCAGGTAATTTAGATTAAGGCTGATAAATTACGGTCTTCAAATCGAAGTAATCGTTTGCGTTGGCGCTACGTTTGTTCAATTTATAAGACAACGCAATGAATGAGTTCAGTAATAAAAAAGCCGGATCGCACGTGATGCGATCCGGCTTGTGCTGGTCATGAAAGAGCGTTATTTGATGATTTCGTAGCAAGGAATGTAGGCTGAGCCCGGCAGCTTCATGCGGTGCTGGGCGACAAAGCCCTGCAGCATGTCATCCATGCGGCGCATCATCTCACTGTCTCCGTGGATCTTATACGGCCCGAACTCCTCGATAGCGCGGATCCCCACCTCTTTTACGTTGCCCGCCACGATGCCCGAGAAGGCACGTCGCAGGTCGGCGGCCAGCACTTCCACCGGCTGGTCAGGGTAGAGTTTCAGGTTGGCCATATTCTCGTGAGAAGGCTCGAACGGCACCTGCAGGTCTGGCGCGATGCGGATTGACCAGTTAAAGCTGTAGGCATCTCCGGTATCGCGGCGGTTCTCTTTCACCAGCGGCATCGCTTTCTTCATCAGGCGCGCCACTTCCGCAGCGTCGTCAATGATGATGCGATAGTGGCTGCGCGCGGCTTCGCCCAGGGTATGCACGATAAACTCATCCAGCACGCGGAAGTAGTCTGCGCTCTCTTTCGGACCGGTCAGGATCAGCGGCAGAACCTGATTTTTGTTGGCCGGGTTCATCAGAATGCCCAGCAGATAAAGCAGTTCTTCCGCCGTGCCTACGCCGCCTGGGAAGATGATGATGCCGTGGGCAATACGGACAAACGCCTCAAGACGTTTTTCGATATCCGGCATGATTATCAGCTCGTTAACCAGAGGGTTAGGTGGCTCAGCCGCGATGATGGACGGCTCTGTCATCCCGATAAAACGCCCTTCTTTATAACGCTGCTGCGCGTGTCCCACGGCGGCGCCTTTCATCGGTGCTTCCATCGCGCCGGGGCCACAGCCGGTACAGATGTTAAGCTCACGCAGGCCAAGCTGAGTACCCACGCGGCGGGCATAGAGATATTCGGTTTCGTTAATTGAGTGTCCACCCCAGCAGACGACCATATTTGGTGCTTCGCCAACGTGCAGCGCACGGGCGTTACGCAAAATAGAGAAGACCAGGTTGGTGATATGAACCGAGCTTTCCAGGTCAAGATGCTGGAAACGCCCCGCGTTGCTGATCTGGCCGTTAACGAACAGGATGTCGCGCAGCACGGCAAACAGGTTGGCCTGCAGCGAGCGAATAATACGCCCGTCGACAAAGGCCTCTTCCGGCGGGTTGATGACCTCAAGCTTCACGCCGCGCTCGCGGCGCAGCACGTTGATGTCGAAGCTTTCGAAGCGGGACAGCAGCTCTTTACTGTTGTCGGTGAGGCTTCCGGAGTTCAGAACGGCAAGTGAACAGTTACGAAACAGTTGATAAAGGTCGCTACTGGCGGTGCGTTTAAGCATGTCCACTTCCAGCTGCGACAACATATCCATTGAGCCAAGCGGGCTAATGTGTGTAATCAAGTGAGCTCCTTACGGGACATTTATCGTCTTTCCCTGTTGATTACAATAGCCCTGGCTTATGACGTTTCACAACCTAAAGCGCGGAATAGACTGCGCATATTGTGAAAATATTTATATTACTGCCGGACAAGCCGACCGGTGGCAGGCACAAAATCGGTATTGGTGCGCCACGGGTTGATGTCCAGACCGCCGCGGCGGGTGTAGCGCGCATAAACGCTCAGCTTTTCCGGCTGGCAGAAACGCATAACGTCGTTAAAGATGCGCTCCACGCACTGCTCGTGGAATTCATTGTGATGGCGGAACGACACCAGATAGCGCAGCAGCTTTTCACGGTCGATTTTTGGGCCGCGATACTGGATCTGCACCGAGCCCCAGTCAGGCTGATGGGTGATCAGGCAGTTAGACTTGAGCAGATGGCTGACCAGCGTCTCTTCAATCACCTTGCCGCACGCTGCGTTTTCGAGGTAGTCGGTGCTGAATTCATAGCTATCCACCTCGATATCCTGATCGTCGATGCAGGCGCCGTTGAAGTGGGCGACAGGCTGCCCTTCCAGCTCATTCAGACGATACAGCGAAACCGCCACGTCGCCCTGCGCGCAGGCGCGTAAATCCCGCTCCAGCGTGCGCTGTACGTCGTCCCAGCTGTCGAATTTGGTCTGGTTAAAGCTGTTGAGATACAGCTTGAAGCTTTTGGATTCGACGAGGTTAACGCTGGCGTAATCCAGCTCCACGTGGCCGACGGCCACCTGCGGCAGGCCGCGCGCGTTAAGCCAGGAGAGTTCGTACAGCGTCCAGATATCGCCGCCGACAAACGGCAGCGCGTCGGCGTGCAGGCCCAGCGGATCGCGGTTGAGGCTGCGCGGAACACCCTGCAACAGGCTTGCATCGTAGGTGTCGCGGTAATCGGTCGATTTACCCAGCGTTAAGCCCGTTAACGCCTGATGATTTTCGTAAGACATGTTTCATAACCACTTTACAGGTACACTTAGGGGCTGAGTTTATCCTGTCTTACAAGAAGAGAGAAATCCGTGGATATCGAAACTGCAAATGCCCTTACGAGCTTCACGACCCGCTACTGCGACGCATGGCATGAGAAGCAGGAAACGTGGCCGCAAAGCGCTGATTTATATGGCGTGCCATCACCGTGCATAATCTCAACTCTTGATGACAGCGTGCTCTGGCAGCCTAAAGCCTTTACGGGCGAGGCTAATGTAAATGGAGTTGAACGGGCAATGGGCCTTGTGGTACAACCACCGGTTCACGCGTTTTACACCACGCAGTTTGCGGGGGATATGGCCGCGCGCTTTGCCGACATATCGCTAACATTGCTGCAAACCTGGAGCGAAGACGATCTCCAGCGCGTTCAGGAAAACCTGATTGGCCATCTGGTCACGCAAAAACGCCTTAAGCTTTCACCGACTCTCTTTATTGCCACGCTCGACAGTGAACTGGACGTTATTTCCGTCTGTAACCTTTCCGGCGAAGTGATTAAAGAGACCATCGGCACCCGCAATCGCGACGTTCTCGCCCCCTCACTTGCGGATTTCCTCACCCGACTTGAGCCGCTTCTGTAATCCATCATGCTATAGCGCGTGTGAGAGATCTCTTACAAGGTTTGTGAGAGATCGCTGAGTCATTCAGTAATATCTTAACGGTGTAAAATAAACAAATTCATATTTTTCAAATTGTTAATTGGGTATTGTGCCGTGTGAGAAGGGTACGTGTTGCTTACACTGCTGTGAGAGTGGGTTGTAAGACGAAGCGGAATAGCGGATTCTATCTCCGTCGACAGGAAGCCGACACGAGAGATGAACATCAGGATGATGGCATTTCTCACGAAGGACCCGCCAGGATGGCGTTGCAGGAAGGCTTCTGGATGAAGCGAAGCGGATCGCGCAGGATGCGTAAGGGACACCTCCAGGAAGGAGAATGTGAGCCGGTCAGGATGGTCGGTGGGTCAGGAAGGCCAGGATGTTTCAGGATGAAACAAACACGTCAGGACGATGTGAGCAGGATGCAGCGGTAGACGGATGACTAGGCCTTCGGGCATCAGGAAAAGTTGTCACGGATGAGCAGGGAGCACAAATTGTAGCTGGAATGCTGCGAAACGAACCGGGAGCACTGTTTTTACAGTGCTCCCTTTTTTTATTTATGCCTTCTGCAATGCTATGCTGCGCGCCGATCATTTTTTCAGTTGAGGTTTTTCATGACGCAACACGATAGCGTTCGTGCTCAGTTGCACGCCATCGAAGCACTCTTGCGCCAACATCAGCTGTGGCAGGAGACTGCGCCGCAGCCTGAAGCGTTCGCAAGCACCCAGCCTTTCTGCCTGGATACCCTTGAGCCGTTCGAGTGGCTGCAGTGGGTGTTGATCCCCCGCATGCACGCTCTGCTGGATGGGCGTCATCCGCTTCCGCAGAATTTTGCGGTTGCGCCCTATTATGAAATGGCGCTGGATGCGACGCACCCGGCGCGCGTTGTCGCGCTGGTTGAGTTAGAGCGCCTGGATGCGCTGTTTGCCGGTAACGATGCATGACGATTGAGATCCTCTATCAGGACGAGTGGCTGGTGGCGGTGAATAAACCGTCGGGCTGGCTGGTACACCGCAGCTGGCTGGATCGCGACGAGAAAGTCGTGGTCATGCAGACCGTACGCGATCAGATTGGCCAGCATGTGTATACCGTCCACCGTCTGGACCGCCCGACCTCCGGCGTGCTGCTGATGGGGCTGTCCAGCGAAGCGGGGCGGCTGCTGTCGCAGCAGTTTGAACAGCACCAGATGCAAAAGCGCTACCATGCCATTGTGCGCGGCTGGCTGACGGATGCCGCAACGCTGGATTATCCGCTGGTGGAGGAGCTGGACAAAATTGCCGATAAATTTGCGCGGGCTGATAAAGAGCCTCAGCCTGCGGTGACCGATTATCGCGGCATGGCGACAACCGAAATGCCGGTGGCCACCGGTAAATTTTCTACCACGCGCTACAGCCTGGTTGAGCTTTTGCCTAAAACTGGACGTAAACACCAGCTTCGCCGCCATCTGTCACACCTGCGTCACCCGATCATTGGCGACAGCAAACACGGCGACCTGCGTCAGAACCGCAGTGCGGCCGAGCACTTTGGCTGCGGCCGTCTGATGCTGCACGCAAGCGAGCTTAGCCTGACGCACCCGTTCACTGGCGAACCGCTGACTATCCGCGCGGGGCTGGACTACGTCTGGATGCAGGCGCTGTCACAGTTTGGCTGGCTGGGACAACTCCCCGAAAATGAAAGGGTTGAGTTTGCACCGGGCAACGTTCAGGATGAACAACACGCGCATTAAGTAAGGGAGTAAAGCATGGCTGAAGTAGGCATTTTTGTCGGCACGATGTACGGCAATTCGTTGCTGGTAGCGGAAGAAGCCGAAGCGATCCTCGCCAACCAGGGCCACAAAGCCACGGTTTATGAAGATCCGGAGCTGGCAGACTGGGAAAAGTATAAAGACAAATACGCTCTCGTCGTCACGTCTACGACCGGGCAGGGCGATCTGCCGGACAGCATCGTGCCGCTGTTTCAGGGTATCAAAGACCAGCTTGGCTATCAGCCTGACGTTCACTACGGCATCATTGCCCTGGGCGACAGCTCCTACGCCAACTTCTGCGGCGGCGGCAAGCAGTTCGACGCGCTCCTTCAGGAGCAAAGTGCCCAGCGCGTCGGCGAGATGCTGCTGATTGATGCGGGCGAACACCCGGAGCCCGAAAGCGTATCGAACCCGTGGGTTGAGCACTGGGCCACGCTTCTCAAATAACACTCTGCCCGGCGGCGCTTCGCTTGCGCGGGCGTATGGGTTTGTAGGCCGGGTCAGGCGAAGCCGCCACCCGGCAACGAAACCGCACGAAAACCTCAATTCCGTGAACCATCTTCCACTGCTTTGGGCTTATGCCCCAAACCACGTCTCACGCCTCCTTCAATGTTGTGTCGATGCACGGTGAGGCAGAGCGCCACTCCTTCATATACTTTCCCCGTCAGTTACAAAAAAAGGCAGTGCTTCCCTATAAAACGGCATTAAGCCGTACCAAAACTGCCCAATACTAACCTCTCATTCTGATTACCCTACAGGTGCTGTACAGAATGAACCGGCGAAAGCCAGGATTCAGGAGTGCAACTATGAGTACATTAAGCCAGGCTGCGAGCAGCGCGGAAAAGCGCACTAACGCACGCTACTGGATAGTGGTGATGCTGTTTATCGTCACGTCCTTCAACTATGGTGACCGCGCCACGCTGTCGATTGCCGGTTCAGAAATGGCAAAAGATATCGGGCTTGATCCGGTTGGCATGGGTTACGTTTTCTCTGCGTTTTCATGGGCCTATGTTATCGGCCAAATCCCCGGCGGCTGGCTGCTCGACCGATTCGGCTCGAAGCGCGTCTATTTCTGGTCCATCTTTATCTGGTCGATGTTCACCCTGCTGCAGGGCTTCGTCGATATCTTCAGCGGCTTCGGCATTATCATTGCGCTCTTCACCCTGCGTTTCCTGGTGGGCCTGGCGGAAGCGCCGTCCTTCCCCGGCAACAGCCGCATCGTCGCGGCCTGGTTCCCGGCGCAGGAGAGAGGAACGGCGGTAGCCATTTTTAACTCCGCACAGTACTTCGCGACGGTTATCTTCGCACCGATCATGGGCTGGCTGACGCAAGAGGTGGGCTGGTCACACGTCTTCTTCTTCATGGGCGGACTTGGGATCGTCATTAGCTTCGTGTGGCTGAAAGTGATCCACGAGCCAAACCAACACCCTGGCGTGAACAAGAAAGAGCTGGAGTACATTGCGGAAGGCGGGGCGCTGATCAATATGGATCAGAAGAGCGCCAAAGCGAAAGTGCCGTTCAGCCATAAATGGGCGCAGATCAAACAGCTCGTCGGCTCGCGCATGATGATCGGCATCTATCTGGGCCAGTACTGCATCAACGCCCTGACCTACTTCTTTATCACCTGGTTCCCGGTTTACCTGGTGCAGGCGCGGGGCATGACGATCCTCAAAGCGGGCTTCGTTGCCTCTGTTCCGGCGGTCTGCGGCTTCGTGGGCGGGGTGCTCGGGGGCGTGATTTCCGACTGGCTGATGCGCCGTACCGGTTCACTGAATATCGCGCGCAAAACGCCTATCGTGCTCGGCATGCTGCTCTCGATGACCATGGTGTTCTGCAACTACGTCAACGCGGAGTGGATGATTATCGGCTTTATGGCCATGGCATTCTTCGGTAAAGGCATCGGTGCGCTGGGCTGGGCGGTGATGGCGGATACCGCGCCAAAAGAGATCAGCGGCCTGAGCGGCGGCTTGTTCAACATGTTCGGTAACATTTCCGGGATTATCACCCCAATTGCTATCGGCTACATCGTCGGGACGACCGGTTCCTTCAACGGCGCGCTGATCTACGTAGGGGTTCATGCTCTGGTGGCGGTACTGAGTTATCTGGTGCTGGTGGGCGATATCAAACGTGTAGAACTTAAACCTGTTGGGGAGCGCGGATGATGACAACGCAATCAAGCCCGGTCGTGACGGAAATGAAGGTCATTCCGGTGGCGGGGCAGGACAGTATGCTGCTCAACATCGGCGGCGCGCATAGCGCCTGGTTTACCCGCAACATCGTGGTGCTGACCGACAGCGCGGGCAATACCGGCGTGGGCGAAGCGCCGGGTGGAGAGGTGATTTACCAGACGCTGGTAGACGCAATACCGCAGGTTGTCGGGCAGGAAGTCGCGCGTCTGAACAAGGTGGTTCAGCACGTCCATAAGGGCAACCAGTCGGCAGATTTTGACACCTTTGGCAAAGGCGCGTGGACGTTTGAACTGCGCGTGAACGCGGTTGCCGCGCTGGAAGCGGCCCTGCTGGATTTACTCGGTAAGACACTGAATGTTCCGGTCTGTGAACTGCTCGGGCCGGGTAAGCAGCGTGATGCAGTTACGGTGCTGGGCTATCTGTTCTACGTTGGCGATCGCACCAAAACCGATCTTCCTTATCTGGAACGTTCTCCTGGCAGCCACGAATGGTATCGGCTGCGCCATCAGGAGGCGCTCTCCAGCGAGGCGGTCGTGCGCCTGGCGGAAGCCGCGCAGGATCGCTACGGCTTTAAAGATTTCAAGCTGAAAGGCGGCGTGCTGCCGGGCGAGCAGGAAATTGAGAGTGCCCGCGCGCTGAAAAAGCGCTTCCCGGACGCGCGGATCACCGTCGATCCGAACGGCGCATGGCTGCTGGATGAGGCCATCACGCTCTGCAAAGGCCTGGGCGATGTACTGACCTATGCAGAAGACCCGTGCGGCGCCGAGCAGGGCTTTTCCGGTCGCGAGGTAATGGCGGAGTTCCGCCGCGCAACCGGCCTGCCGGTAGCGACCAATATGATTGCCACCAACTGGCGCGAAATGGGCCACGCGGTGATGCTGAACGCGGTGGACATTCCGCTGGCGGACCCGCACTTCTGGACGCTCTCTGGCGCCGTGCGCGTGGCGCAACTCTGCGACGACTGGGGTCTGACCTGGGGCTGCCATTCCAACAACCATTTCGACATTTCGCTGGCGATGTTTACCCACGTCGGTGCGGCAGCGCCGGGTAATCCAACCGCCATCGATACCCACTGGATTTGGCAGGAGGGAGAAACCCGTCTGACCAAAAATCCGCTCGAGATCAAAAATGGCAAAATTGCCGTGCCGGATGCGCCGGGGCTGGGCGTGGAGATTGACTGGGATCAGATCCACAAAGCCCACGAGGCGTATAAAAAGCTGCCGGGCGGCGCGCGTAACGACGCGGGCCCGATGCAGTACCTTATTCCCGGCTGGACATTTGACCGTAAGCGCCCTGTTTTTGGACGTCACTGATAAAAGGATTGCACGATGAGCACATTTTCTACCCCTGTAGTCACTTCCATGCAGATCGTTCCGGTTGCGGGCCATGACAGCATGCTGATGAACCTGAGCGGTGCGCACGCGCCGTTCTTTACCCGCAATATTGTGATAATCAAGGATAACTCCGGCCATACGGGCGTAGGGGAAATACCGGGCGGCGAGAAGATCCGCAAAACGCTGGAAGACGCGATTCCGCTGGTCGTAGGCAAAACGCTGGGTGAATACAAAAACGTTCTGAACGGCGTGCGTAATACCTTTGCCGACCGCGATGCGGGCGGCCGCGGTCTGCAAACGTTTGACCTGCGCACGACTATCCATGTGGTCACCGGCATCGAAGCCGCCATGCTGGATCTGCTAGGCCAGCACCTGGGGGTAAACGTTGCCTCTCTGCTGGGCGACGGCCAGCAGCGCAGCGAAGTGGAAATGCTCGGCTATCTGTTCTTTGTCGGCAACCGCAAACTGACGCCGCTGCCGTACCAGAGCCAGCCGGACGAGAAATGCGACTGGTATCGCGTTCGCCACGATGAAGCTATGACCCCGGATGCGGTGGTGCGTCTTGCCGAAGCCGCTTACGAAAAATATGGCTTCAATGATTTCAAACTGAAAGGCGGCGTGCTGGCCGGTGAGGAAGAGGCACAAGCTATCACCGCGCTGGCTAAACGCTTCCCGCAGGCGCGCGTCACGCTGGATCCGAACGGCGCCTGGTCGCTCAATGAAGCGATCGCCATCGGCAAGCAGCTGAAAGGCGTGCTGGCCTACGCAGAAGATCCGTGCGGTGCCGAGCAGGGGTTCTCCGGTCGTGAAGTGATGGCGGAATTCCGTCGTGCCACCGGTCTGCCAACCGCGACCAATATGATAGCTACCGACTGGCGTCAAATGGGCCACACGCTCTCCCTGCAGTCTGTCGATATTCCGCTGGCGGACCCGCACTTCTGGACGATGCAAGGCTCGGTTCGCGTGGCGCAGATGTGCCATGAGTTCGGCCTGACCTGGGGCTCGCACTCGAATAACCATTTCGATATCTCGCTGGCGATGTTTACCCACGTGGCGGCAGCTGCGCCGGGCAAAATCACCGCTATCGACACCCACTGGATCTGGCAGGAAGGTAACCAGCGCCTGACCAGGACACCGTTCGAGATCAAAGGCGGTATGGTGCAGGTGCCTGCTACGCCGGGGCTGGGCGTTGAGCTGGATATGGACCAGGTGATGAAAGCGCATGAGCTCTATCAGAAACACGGGCTGGGCGCGCGTGACGATGCGCTGGCGATGCAGTATCTGATCCCTGACTGGACATTCGACAACAAGCGTCCATGCATGGTACGATAAACGCACTGGGACCGCTCCCATGGGCGGTCATTTACGTGGTGTATGCTTAACGTAATCAACATGCGTAAGGATGGCTTATGAAAATTGTTATCGCACCGGACTCGTATAAGGAAAGTTTGAGCGCGCTTGAGGTCGCGACGGCGATTGAAAACGGTTTTCGCGAAATTTTTCCGACGGCAGAGTACGTCAAACTTCCGGTTGCGGATGGTGGAGAAGG is a genomic window containing:
- a CDS encoding enolase C-terminal domain-like protein is translated as MTTQSSPVVTEMKVIPVAGQDSMLLNIGGAHSAWFTRNIVVLTDSAGNTGVGEAPGGEVIYQTLVDAIPQVVGQEVARLNKVVQHVHKGNQSADFDTFGKGAWTFELRVNAVAALEAALLDLLGKTLNVPVCELLGPGKQRDAVTVLGYLFYVGDRTKTDLPYLERSPGSHEWYRLRHQEALSSEAVVRLAEAAQDRYGFKDFKLKGGVLPGEQEIESARALKKRFPDARITVDPNGAWLLDEAITLCKGLGDVLTYAEDPCGAEQGFSGREVMAEFRRATGLPVATNMIATNWREMGHAVMLNAVDIPLADPHFWTLSGAVRVAQLCDDWGLTWGCHSNNHFDISLAMFTHVGAAAPGNPTAIDTHWIWQEGETRLTKNPLEIKNGKIAVPDAPGLGVEIDWDQIHKAHEAYKKLPGGARNDAGPMQYLIPGWTFDRKRPVFGRH
- the gudD gene encoding glucarate dehydratase, yielding MSTFSTPVVTSMQIVPVAGHDSMLMNLSGAHAPFFTRNIVIIKDNSGHTGVGEIPGGEKIRKTLEDAIPLVVGKTLGEYKNVLNGVRNTFADRDAGGRGLQTFDLRTTIHVVTGIEAAMLDLLGQHLGVNVASLLGDGQQRSEVEMLGYLFFVGNRKLTPLPYQSQPDEKCDWYRVRHDEAMTPDAVVRLAEAAYEKYGFNDFKLKGGVLAGEEEAQAITALAKRFPQARVTLDPNGAWSLNEAIAIGKQLKGVLAYAEDPCGAEQGFSGREVMAEFRRATGLPTATNMIATDWRQMGHTLSLQSVDIPLADPHFWTMQGSVRVAQMCHEFGLTWGSHSNNHFDISLAMFTHVAAAAPGKITAIDTHWIWQEGNQRLTRTPFEIKGGMVQVPATPGLGVELDMDQVMKAHELYQKHGLGARDDALAMQYLIPDWTFDNKRPCMVR